TTGTTGTATCAGTTAGATAAAAAAAAGAACAGCGGACATAACATCAAAACATAAATTCAGTACCATAGATCAATAACGGTGTTACTGGAAACCAAATAATCGAAAGGCATGAAGGATTTACAGAGACATTTTACGGGCATTAAGGATAAGAACAATAATAAGATATTTGTAGGCGACATCCTGCGGGTAACATATGGCAATGCGGATTCAAACTTTTCTGAAAATGAACTGGTAATTTGTAAAGACGGAAAATTTCTGCTTGATCATGAGGATGGACAATCCACCTTCGATTCACCACATTTTTCCTTAGAAGTAATTGGAACACTGAAAGACAATCCTGAACTGTACAATGACAATTTCCGAATCTCATTTGACAGCGATTAGAATATAGCGGACTGAAACTGAAACTTCAACTCGGGCAGATTATTCTAAGGGCGGTTATATGGTGTTCGGGCTTTTTGCGAGCTCTGCAGTCTTCCGGCAACTGACAACCCTATACAAAGCTCACCACAAAAAAAATGCAGCGGCAATGCCAGGTGGCTATATTTTTTTGCGGTTCGGGGTTGCATTTACCTACAGCCTTTGTGTCACAAAAAAGCCCTCATCGTGGGAGTATATTTTTCAGCCCTCAACTTTCCCATCGCATCTGAAAAAATATACACCCACCTGTTTCAGCGTGCCGCTGGTCGGGTTGGGTGCACCTTCTTGTTTAGTGCGCCTACACTCCGTTCCGGCTTTTTTCTAAGGTGTGCAGTCCCACATCCGCAGGAGTATGCAGCACCAA
The window above is part of the Kaistella faecalis genome. Proteins encoded here:
- a CDS encoding YopX family protein, whose protein sequence is MKDLQRHFTGIKDKNNNKIFVGDILRVTYGNADSNFSENELVICKDGKFLLDHEDGQSTFDSPHFSLEVIGTLKDNPELYNDNFRISFDSD